Proteins encoded together in one Rhinoraja longicauda isolate Sanriku21f chromosome 22, sRhiLon1.1, whole genome shotgun sequence window:
- the spo11 gene encoding meiotic recombination protein SPO11, producing the protein MALLGDAGLGPVQRLAALLRRPRHPVAEQRDSGQRLVRAEPLVSSDVLKAIENIVEETLANLAKGEPPIITFDRRSSWENIRFDDNVGLQLVSDCNVSKVKCECSKSIHRFALILKTLSMIYKLVQSNTYATKRDLYYNDTQLFGSQVTLDGIINDVCCMLKVQRRYLHVLSTSKGCIAGDLCYTEEDGSRVNCACSSTAVLVPSNVDGIKNLNSPAQFVLVVEKDATFQRLLDDDFCTKMFPCIIITGKGVPDLSTRLMVRKLWDTLQIPIFALMDADPHGIEIMCIYKYGSMSMSFDAHSLTVPIINWLGLLPSDIQRLNILKEVLIPLTEKDISKLTSLQKRPYIDCQPLWKKEMEIMETSKVKAEIQALASISSNYLTRVYLPNKLKFGGWI; encoded by the exons atggCGCTCCTCGGCGACGCCGGCCTGGGGCCCGTGCAACGGTTGGCAGCGCTTCTCCGGAGGCCTCGGCATCCAGTGGCCGAGCAGCGCGACTCAGGGCAGCGATTGGTGCGAGCCGAGCCGCTCGTCAG TTCTGATGTTCTTAAAGCAATTGAAAATATTGTTGAAGAGACATTGGCAAATCTTGCTAAAGGAGAGCCCCCAATTATCACTTTTGATAGAAGATCATCCTGGGAAAATATTCG GTTTGATGACAATGTTGGTTTACAGCTGGTATCTGATTGCAATGTGAGCAAAGTGAAGTGTGAATGTTCCAAATCTATCCATAGGTTTG CTCTGATACTCAAGACTCTGTCGATGATCTACAAGTTGGTACAGAGCAATACTTATGCAACTAAAAG AGACCTGTACTACAATGATACACAGTTGTTTGGCTCACAGGTTACTCTTGATGGCATTATCAATGATGTATGTTGCATGCTTAAAGTCCAACGCAGATATCTTCATGTT CTCTCTACCTCGAAAGGCTGCATTGCTGGCGATTTATGCTACACTGAAGAAGATGGCAGCAGAGTGAACTGTGCTTGCAGTTCCACT GCTGTTCTTGTACCATCCAATGTGGACGGGATAAAAA ATTTAAATTCTCCTGCTCAATTTGTGCTTGTAGTGGAAAAGGACGCCACCTTTCAGAGGTTATTGGATGATGACTTTTGTACCAAAATGTTCCCATGTATTATTATAACG GGTAAAGGTGTGCCAGATCTGAGCACCAGGTTGATGGTGCGGAAACTGTGGGACACACTGCAAATCCCAATCTTTGCCCTAATGGATGCTGACCCACACG GTATTGAAATCATGTGCATATACAAGTATGGGTCAATG TCTATGTCATTTGATGCCCACAGTCTGACTGTTCCGATTATTAATTGGTTGGGTCTACTTCCATCTGATATTCAAAG ATTAAATATTCTGAAAGAAGTTTTGATTCCTCTCACTGAAAAAGACATCAGCAAGTTGACCAGTTTACAGAAGAGACCCTACATTGACTGCCAACCTCTCTGGAAGAAAGAA atggaaATAATGGAAACATCTAAAGTGAAGGCTGAGATCCAGGCTCTTGCTTCCATCAGTTCCAACTACCTTACAAGAGTATATCTGCCAAATAAACTCAAGTTTGGTGGTTGGATATAA